A part of Numenius arquata chromosome 2, bNumArq3.hap1.1, whole genome shotgun sequence genomic DNA contains:
- the RAB3IP gene encoding rab-3A-interacting protein has protein sequence MASDPLEGFHEVNLASPTTPDLLGVNEPGTQEQTTSPSVIYRPHPSVVSSTPIQPNALNVSDLPTQPVYSSPRQLNCGEASGVSINVTDAVLCSTSGPQGGSFHHNNSRKESNNTEREFLQGATVADVAEGNEDIFGLSTDSLSHLRSPSVLEVREKGYERLKEELAKAQRELKLKDEECERLSKVRDQLGQELEELTASLFEEAHKMVKEANVKQAAAEKQLKEAQGKIDVLQAEVAALKTLVLSTSPTSPTKEFQSTGKTPFKKGHARNKSTSSAMGGSHQDLTMMQPIVKDCKEADLSLYNEFRSWKDEPTMDRTCPFLDKIYREDIFPCLTFSKSELASAVLEAVENNTLSIEPVGLQPVRFVKASAVECGGPKKCALSGQSKSCKHRIKLGDSSSYYYISPFCRYRITSVCNFFTYIRYIQQGLLKQQDVDQMFWEVMQLRREMSLAKLGYYKEEL, from the exons ATGGCCAGTGACCCCTTGGAAGGCTTTCATGAAGTGAACCTCGCTTCGCCTACTACACCAGATCTTCTTGGAGTAAATGAGCCAGGGACTCAGGAGCAAACTACCTCACCCAGTGTTATCTACCGACCACATCCTTCTGTTGTGTCCTCCACACCAATCCAACCCAACGCATTAAATGTTTCCGACCTTCCCACACAACCTGTTTATTCATCTCCCAGACAACTGAATTGTGGAGAAGCATCAGGTGTCAG CATCAATGTTACCGACGCAGTACTTTGTTCTACCTCTGGACCCCAGGGTGGGTCATTCCATCACAATAATTCCAGAAAGGAGAGCAATAACACAGAGAGAGAGTTTTTGCAGGGTGCTACAGTAGCAGATGTTGCTGAaggaaatgaagatatttttggGTTGAGTACAGACAGTTTATCTCACTTACGGAGCCCATCTGTACTGGAAGTAAGGGAAAAGGGCTATGAGAGATTGAAAGAAGAACTTGCAAAAGCTCAGAGG GAGCTGAAGTTAAAAGATGAAGAATGTGAAAGGCTTTCTAAAGTGCGAGATCAACTTGGACAGGAATTGGAAGAACTTACAGCTAGTCTGTTTGAG GAAGCACACAAAATGGTTAAAGAAGCTAATGTCAAACAAGCTGCAGCagaaaaacagttaaaagaagcacagggaaag aTTGATGTCCTCCAGGCTGAAGTAGCAGCATTGAAAACACTAGTACTGTCTACTTCACCTACATCTCCAACTAAGGAATTTCAGTCTACTGGAAAAACTCCTTTTAAGAAAGGCCATGCAAGAAACAAGAGTACAAGCAGTGCTATGGGTGGCAGTCATCAGGACCTTACTATGATGCAGCCAATTGTAAAAGACTGTAAAGAG GCTGACCTATCTTTGTACAATGAATTCAGATCTTGGAAGGATGAGCCTACTATGGACAGAACATGTCCTTTCTTGGACAAAATTTATCGGGaagatatttttccatgtttaacCTTCTCAAAAAGTGAG TTGGCCTCAGCTGTTCTGGAAGCTGTTGAAAACAACACTCTGAGCATTGAACCTGTTGGCTTGCAACCTGTTCGATTTGTGAAAGCTTCTGCAGTTGAATGTGGGGGACCAAA GAAATGTGCTCTCAGTGGACAAAGTAAGTCATGCAAGCATAGAATCAAATTAGGAGATTCAAGCAGTTATTACTACATTTCTCCTTTCTGTCGTTACAGG ATCACTTCTGTGTGTAACTTCTTCACATATATTCGATACATCCAGCAAGGACTGTTGAAACAGCAAGATG tggatcAGATGTTCTGGGAAGTTATGCAGCTGAGAAGAGAGATGTCACTAGCAAAACTTGGCTATTACAAGGAAGAGCTCTAA